CGCCCGAAGTGTAAAAGATATGCAACCGGTTTGATGATTCATGATTCCCCGGAAAATCTATAAAAGAACGCGGACAACTGTGACAAATTCCACAAGGGGAATGCTTCATTTCGGGTATGCTTTTAGAGAAGAGATCGGAGAAACTAATTATGATATCTCGATACCAAAAGTAAAGAGGGATAAACTATGACGGATGACCGCAAAGAACGTTTAGGTGAGATTTTGGGTCAGATTTTGACACCTATTCAGGAACAGATACATCGATTGGAGCAAAAACTTGATTCGATTGAATCTTTGCGACAACAATTGAACAAAATGGAAGCAGTACAAGAACAACAATTGAAACTGTTGCAGCAAATCAACCAACGATTGCAGGAACAAAGCAAATAATCAAGCCAGTTCAAGCGATTGTAGAAGGAAAGTATGAATATACACATCAAAAAAAACAAAAGAGGCGAATCCAATGAAAACATTTGCGTTTCAATTCTCCGATTCATTTATCAAACCGTTATTGGATAACGGATATTCAAAAGTAGTTCAGTTCTCCTTTCCAAAAGGGAAAGTTTTGGAAAAGCATAAAACGTCAAGCGATATTCTGGTCTTTGTCCCGCAAGGAAACATTCGTTTTCAAGCTGTCGAAGAAGCTGTGTTAAAAAGCGGAGAAATGATCAGCCTGGAGAAGAATATTGAACATTCCATCACGGCATTGGAAGACAGCATTGTCGTGCTGGTGCTGACGCCAAGCCCGAGCGCCCACTCCATCCTGAAACCGCAAACGGCAAAACCGCCAACACATGAAAGAATGTCTACAGAACATGTGAAAAAAGCGGTATCGCCGCAATTGTGGTCATTTGTCGAGGAACATGCGGAACTTTTGCAAATATTAGACAAAGCGGCAGAAGGCTACGAAGCAGACACATATGCATTGGTGGATCGCATGGTCGAAGAAGAATTAAACAAACATTTCCGCTATGAAGAGGAATATCTCTTTCCCGCTCTCGGAAAATATATCGGTACAACTGCCGGTCCGATCGCTGTCATGCTGGCAGAGCATAAAATCATCCGGGATAACCATCAGCAATTGCAAAAGAAACTGCAGCAATTGCAAAATGGGCAAGGTGATGAAACAGATGTTGTACAGGCATATTCCGCGTTGGAAGGTGTCCTTCGACCACACATCATCAAAGAAGACAATGTACTGTTCCCGATGGCGAGCGGTGTGATGTCGGAAGAGGATAAAGACAACGTGGCCCGTTTGGTCAATGAAGAAAAAGGCGAATAGTTTGAAAAACAAAGTAAGAAAAACAAAGAGACCCGTACCACGTTGCCGTGAATACGGGTTGTTTTTTGTACATTAGCCCTCATCTCTGACCCGATTTAAAAACAATTTGGGTGTGAGCATGAGATAACTCAACATCAAAACAAGTATAACGATAGACAATATCAGATTTTCATACACGTTCTGCCGATTTACGATAATAAAACGCACAGTTGCCGTTATTCCAATATAAATCAAATATCGCAAGGGAAAATGATAATGTTCTTTGAAATATTTTACAATCATTGAAATAAACCCAAAGTACAGGAAAAACACCAAGACTCGTTCCAGCACATCATGTTCAACATCTCCCGGGTTAAACGCTTCCTTCAGAATGTAGAACAGTTCATTCAAAAGAAAATAACATAAGATGATCCCCAAACCGATCAACGATGCATTTAGCAATTTTTGAAAAAAATTTGCAAACATCTGGATCCGCCACACGCTTGTACTCTCCAATCGTATCATCATAGTTGAATCGCGTTTCCCATCACGACATGCATCACGGCATGTTCAAAAATAAACTTGTGTTTCTTACAAGCGAATTTTTGTTTCCAACCCTTCCCCCAGTCCTTTCAAAAGATGCAATCCAAAGGCAATGGCACGATTGATATCAGGGTCGCGCAAATATTTCCAGAAATCAAACATCCCCATTTTCTTATCATCATCCACATGCTCGCCTGCTCGTTCAAGCCCGCGCGCCAAACCCTGAACCACCTTTTTTGTCGTCGCGGGATCAATTTGTCCAAGGCCATCGGCTGCCCCCAGCAAATGATTCAATATGTTTGTCACATTCGGCTTTGACAATTGCCCGACGGCGATCTTTGCAATCGTTTCTTTCGCTTCCAAAAGTGCGGTTGCCGCTTCCAACAATCCGCTTTTATGCAATTCATGCAGCAAATGAATCGTTTCTTGCATAGCTTTCCCATGTTCGGCGATATCGGAAATTACTTGTTCCAATGATTCCTGTTGCAATTCCTGTTCGTCAGGAAGATGTTTTCGAATTAGCGTGATTGGTTGAGCCATTCTTTCACACCTCCTTCAAAATTCTTGTCCACCAGCGGCCGATAGTCTTTCCGCACCCATTTCCGATAGACTTCAACACCGGCTTGTGGATGTCGCTTGGCATACCGAGGGTTGATTCTCGGCAGCGGGTTCTTTCCGCTTTTTTCTATCACCTGCATCCGTACTTTTGTTTGTTTATACGCCGGCGTATGTGTATTCTGATCTGTAGCCGTACCCGTGAGAAGATTGACAGCCGACTGATCACTGACGGAATGCATAGGCAAATAGAGCTCATTTCCCTGCACGCGATCGGTAATGACTGCCCGAACCCGAATCGCTCCATATGGAGACTCCAGACGCACCAATGTTCCCTCCGCAATGCCGCGTGCATCGGCCAACTCCGGCGATACCTCCACAAACACTTCCGGAAACTTATGTTGAATGCCTTTGGATTTGTTTGTCATATTTCCTTCATGGAAATGTTCCAACAGACGGCCATTATTCAAAAGCAAATCATATGCTTCCGGCATTTGCACGGGAAGAATCCATTCCACGGGAGCCAAGCGGGCTTTCCCGTCCGGAAAATTGAACCGCTCCGTGTATAACAATGGTGTATCTGTTCCATCCTTGGCAACAGGCCACAACAGACTATCCCAGCCTTCCAGACGGGCATAATCGACTCCGGCAAAAATCGGAGACAATACGGCCGCTTCATCCATAATGTCACCGGGGCATTGATAGTTCCAGCCGGCTCCCAAACGGTTTGCTACCTCCCGCAGAATCCACCAATCCGGTTTCGCTTCACCCATTGGTTCCATCACTTGATACAGCCGCTGGATACGCCGTTCCGTATTGGTGAATGTCCCTTCCTTCTCCAAACTCGGTGCTGCCGGCAATACGACATCGGCGAATTGTGCCGTTTTGGTCAGGAAAATGTCTTGCACCACAAAGAAATCCAACCGGGAGAGCGCATCATGAACGTGGTTGGCATTGGAGTCAACCCATGCCATTTCTTCTCCCATCAAATACATCGCTTTTAATTCACCCGCTTCGATCGCTTGCAGCATCTGGATATTGTCAAGACCTGGATTTGCGGGAATGCTTGTCTCCCACGCAAGCTCGAACTTCTTGCGCGCTGCATCATCGGCAATATGCTGATAGCCAGGCAGCCATGCCGGAAGCGTGCCAAAGTCACATGCTCCTTGTACATTGTTGTGCCCGCGCAGAGGATATGCGCCGGCGCCCGGGCGTCCGTAGTTGCCGGTCACCAATAACAAGTTGCTGATGGCTGCACTTGTATTGCTACCGCCGGTATTTTGCGTGACGCCCATACCCCACAAGACACAAACTCCATCTGCTTCATGAATCATCGCAGCTATTTGAATCAGGTGCTCTTTTGCAATCCCTGTCTGCTTCTCCGCATAGTCCAGCGTGTATTTTTCAATGGATTTGACAAACACATCAAAGCCGCTGACCCGTTCCTCAATAAATGTCTGATCATGCCATCCCTGCTCGATCATATACTTGGCAACAGCTGCAATCCATGCATGATCCGAGCCTTGTTTGGGATGAATATAAAGATCGGCCCGTTCCGCCATTTCGTGTTTGCGCAAATCCGAAACGATCAATTTTTGCCCTTTTAACTTATGCGCCCGCTTGACTCGAGTCGCCAAAACCGGATGCCCTTCTGTCGGATTAGCACCGACGACGATGACAAGTCCCGCGCCGGCAATGTCCTGAATCGTGCCGGCATCGCCGCCATAGCCGACGGTGCGCAACAATCCGTCAGTTGCAGGAGATTGGCAGTAGCGCGAACAGTTGTCCACGTTATTGGTTGCAAAAATTTGGCGGGCAAGTTTTTGCATCAGGTAGTTTTCTTCATTCGTGACTTTTGAGGACGAAATAAATCCAATCGCATTCCCGCCGAATTGATCTTTGATCCCGCCAAGTTTGTTTGCGATGAGATCAAGAGCTTCATCCCAAGTGGCTTCCTCAAAATGGTCGCCTCTGCGGATCAACGGCTTGGTGAGACGTTCCTCGCTGTTGACGAAATCCCAGCCGAATTTTCCTTTGATGCATGTAGAAATTCCGTTAGCCGGCGCATCGGATGTAGGTTGAACTTTCAGAATCTCCCGTCCCTTTGTCCAAACCTCAAAACTGCATCCGACTCCACAAAACGTGCAAACGGTTTTTGTTTTCTTGGTACGGGTTTCCCGCATGGCTGCTTCCACTTCGGAAATGGCAAAAATCCCGCCATATCCAGGTTCCACTTCTTTCACGAGATCGATCATTGGATTCAGAAGATCTTTTTCGATTCCGGATATAAAACCGGCTTGTCCCAGCATGGATGTTTCCATCAGCGCATTGCATGGGCAGACGGTGACACAATGTCCGCATGAAACGCAGGAAGATTCATTGATAGGGACATCATCGTCCCAAATCACCCGCGGACGGTCGCGCTCCCAGTCGATCGACAATGTTTCATTGACCTGCAAATCCTGACAAGCTTCCACGCATTGACCACACAAAATACATTGATCCGGATCGTATCGATAAAAAGGATGTGACAGATCCACTTCATACGGTTTTTCCTTATAAGGATATTTTTGATGTTCAATTTCCAAATGTTCAGCCGTATTGTGCACTTTGCAGTTTCCGTTGTTGTTGTCGCAAACCGTACAATACAGCATATGGTTTTCCAAGATTCGATCCATGGCTTCCAGTTGTGCCGATTTTGCACGTTCGGATGCGGTACGAATGTTCATATTCGGTGCAATCCGAGTGGAGCATGCACGCATCAATTGGCCATCGACATCGACGATGCAGGTATCGCACGTTTGAATGGGTCCCAAATCCGGTTCGTAACAAATATGCGGGTGCTCCAGCCCCTGAGCGAGAATGACTTGCAGTATCGTTTTGCCTTCTTCCGCCTGCATCGATTGTCCATCGATTGTAATCAAAACACCCTTCGAAGACGTAATGGAATTCATGACTTCAAAGTCCCCTTTCCTGAAGAAACACAATCCGTGCGTTTTTTAAGCAAAGATTCGTGCGTTTTTAAACAAAACAAAAAACTCCACCATAAAACGCGCGACACAAAACAAACACATGTTTTCACATGCAATTGTGTCTATCGTTTTATGGTGGAGTAGTATTGGGCACAAACGTACAATATACCAATCCGCCATTGCTAGTCTTGAGATCGAATAACCGTTGACAGGTTCCTGCCAACAAATCCGTTCGTCCCAGACAGACTATGTGGCTGTCCAGTAATTTCAGCACTATTATAGCGAGTTTTCACTTTTCCGTCAAAATTTTTTCACATGTTCTGCTTTTTCATATTGTTTTTCACATGGATGGATTCCGGATGTCAATGAGTTGGTTTCTCCTCAATTTGAAGCGTACGATCGAATACATAAACGGTAATTGCCGTATCGAGATCAATATTAAAATCATTAAAGATCGTTATTAATTTTGCATTGACGATCGCTTCAAATTTGGAAACCAGTTCGGGATCTTCATAGATTTTTTTGATAAATTCTGTACGGGTCGCATGGATCATGCGCTTTCCTTCCTCTGTTTGACTCATAAAATTTTCCAGATTCGTCATATTGCCTTTCATCTCGCAAATCGCCCAGGGACCGGCAAAACGGGTTATGATTTGTTCCGGTCCTTTTCCTGTATGTTTTTTCCGGACTTCCCGCACCAGATTTGAAAATTCATGCGCAACTTTGGTTGCATTCATTTTTCTTCACCCTCAATACATCCTCAATTATCTGTTTTGACAATAGAATGACACGTGAAACGAGCTTACATCATCATGATTCCTTTGACAAATGCAATAGGTTATGTAAAATAAATTTGAACACTTTATATCTTTTGTTGGCTGATCCTTCTATATGAAGATGTAGATGAATTATCCAGCGCAAAACGTTATCCTTGATCAGAAGGAATGTTTTGAGCTGGATTTTTTATTCACAATTCCTGTTAAAGAGGATGTTCAAAAAGTAGTCAAAACTCCACGGCGGATTGCTTTGCCGAATCCCAAAAAGGCTTACTCATGTACCAAACACGTACACTCCGTCGCCTTTTCGCGCTTCGGCTTCGCACTCCTTGTGTCTTACTTAACCACTTTTTGAACACACACTTAAAGTTAGCGTGGTGAACAAATTGTATCCGGTTGTCGTATCCAGACAGGTCATTTCCTATAAAAACGGAAATACACAAAACGTTTCCGATGAAATCGCAACAGAATATCCATTAACGATTTTTTTAAATGATGAAGAATTTGCAACGCTTGTCTGCACACCTGAATACCTGGAAGATTTGGTTGTCGGATTTTTGGCTTCGGAAGGCGTCATCCGCAACTGCGATGAAATCAAAGATGTATTGGTTGATGAAAACAAGGGATTTGTATATGTGGAAACACATAGTCCCAAAACATTCAGCACAAAATTTTACTCCAAGCGGTATATCACCTCTTGCTGTGGAAAAAGCCGCCAGAGTTTTTACTTTTTTAACGACGCCAAAACGGCGAAAAAAATCACGGATAAAACCGCATTTCTTACCGATCAAGACTGTTTTCGGCTGATGAATGAAATGCAACAGGATGCCACTACATTTCAGCTTACGGGCGGCGTACACAATGCGGCCCTGTGCGATACGAAACATATCATTCTATCAAGAATGGACATCGGGAGACATAATGCGCTCGATAAAATTTTCGGATATTGTCTCAAGAACAGCATTTCGTTGCAAGGTAAAGTCATTGCATTTAGTGGCCGGATTTCTTCTGAAGTGTTGCTGAAAGTGGCAAAAATCGGCTGCGAAATCGTCTTGTCAAAGTCAGCCCCAACAGAATTGGCTTTACAAATGGCGGACGAACTCGGAATTACAGCCGTCGGATTTATTCGTAACGACTCATTCAATGTATATACGCATCATGAACGAATTTGCGCAACATGATTGGTAAAATGCCTTTTATAAAAGGATCCGAGCGACCCAATCTCTCACGCTCATGACATCCGCCTGTCGCGGGAATACCTTCTCCATGAGCACCCGCTGAACCTCCGGATCGGCGTCAATGCAAGCATCCGACAGCACAACCAGACTGTAATCCCGGTCAGCGGCCTCCCGAACGGTCGAGAGCACAACACCGCTTGTAGCAATTCCCATAAGTATCAATGTATCAATTTGTTGTGCACGCAACACCACGTCCAGGTCGCTGCCGGAGAATGCGCTCACTCGCCGTTTGATCACGACGGCATCTCCATGCTCGGGCGCTACTGCTGCATGGATCTGAGTCGACGATGCAGTTTCCGTAAATCCGCCATTCTGTGATATGGCAGAAAACATTTTATTCTTTGCGCTTACCTCCGGATACCCGTCTCGAAAAGCTATCCGTACGTAAATGACCGGTATGTTTGCCTCGCGTGCCGCTTTGATAGCTTGTTGGAAAGGTGTGAAGAAATCTGCCGAATTTGCGTATCTTTGTGCAATTCCCTCCTGAATATCCATGACGAGCAAGGCTTTGTTCGATGCTTTCATGCGTGTCTTCTCCTCTTCTGTGATTTTATTTTGGCATCCTACTCTTTGTGAGTTTCTATATCCATGTTACCGATAGAATCTGTACTTCGCAAATTTCCCATTCCATCGAAATGCAAAGGCAGAATCTATTGCCAGCCAGAATATCTCATTGCATCATTGCATCATTGCATCATTGCATCAAAAGAATCTCCGAACCATCCAACTTATCCACAATACCAAAAGAAACGGACATCGGATTCAAATGGATTCCAAAAGGGTTATCCACAATATCCACAGATTTTATCCACAGTATCCACATGAAGAAAACTTGTACGACATGTTTTTTCTTTGCATGTATAAAACCCATCCACTTGCCCATACTACAAAAGGCGGTGATGGATCTTCCGCAAAAGCTGGAGGGATGTTCGATGAACAAAATTGTGAGTCGACACAGATAATCAGCCAAAGAAGTTGGAGGGATGTGTGAAAGACACGTTACGTGGAATGAACACATTTTAACGACTTGGAAACCGGAGGGATGTGCCGCAGGCACAATCAAACGTTTCTGAAGCAACACCGTCAAAAAAGAGCCCGGAATGGGCTCTTTCTTTAGTTTTCAAATGAAAATGATGTGTCAATGGGAAGTTGAGATGGCAATACCTCCCGAAGCATTGTATGATTAAACATTCGGTATGTATTTCTTCCTGATTTTTTTGCTTCATACATTGCTATATCTGAATAGCAAATCATTGTTTCCGCGTCCATCCGTTCTTCATTATTTATCGAAATACCAATGCTTCCTGATACAAGAAACTCTCGGCTGCTTAAAACGAATGGTTTTTTTAATTTTTCAATAATTTTCAAAGCAAAACTTTCGACATATTCCTCATGATGTACGTTGTTCAATAGAAAGATAAACTCATCCCCACCCAATCGGGCGAGTAAATCAAAGGGGCCCAGACATTGTTGCAGACGCTCGGCAAACAGTTTGAGAAACTGGTCCCCTGTTTCATGTCCCATCGTATCATTGATTCGTTTAAAATCATCTCCATCTACATAAAGAACGGCAATGTTATATTTGTTTTGGGACTTTTCGATGGCCTCTTGTAATTTTTTTGTAAACAATCTGCGATTAGGCAACCCTGTTAATGCGTCATGAAATGCCAGATACTCCAACTTGCTTCTATTTTTTCTTTGTTCAGTTTCATCGCGAATGATTAAGATTGTTGCATATGAAGCATCCATTTCTACATAATCTGCTTCCACCACGCCAATAAATAAATCGTCTTCCTTATTATAGAATTTCATTTCGCATTCTTTCAGCATCTTTCTGGAATTAAAATGTTCTGTGTATAGTTTACTTAGCAATTCCTTGCTTTCTTCCGAGCAAAAATCATAAATGGTTTTACAATCACCTCCTAATAACAATTTAGCGGCAGGATTCATTTCCATCACATATCCGTACTCATCCGCCACTACGATTGCAACTGGATTCAGTTCAAAAAGAGTCTCAAACCTTTTGGAGGCAGACGGCAAAAAATCGTATTGGATCATTGCCCAGCGTAAAAAAAACAGCCAAATAACATCAGTGAAAAGATACGGATACGGTGGCAATTGTGTGAATTTAATGTAACCGAATAGGATTTGCGATATAAGAGTGGCGATTGTTCCATATAAAAGCAGAGTGGTCCTTTTCTTTTCTTTTTCGCTTTGGGAAGCAGAATAAGCAATTGCCAACATGCCAGTAAATAAGCAAATGACAAAGACACCCACTCCAATCGCTATATAGTATGGAGCATTAAAAATTGGATAAATAAACATCCCATCACGTTCAAATAGTCTGCTATTATAAATATTTTTCTGTTGAATGAGTTCAAGCAAACTTGGTACAATCAAACTATAACTAATGGGAATATACAACCATGCCGTTATTTTCTTGCTTGCATTCAAAATTTTAAAATGAAAATGAAATCCCAAACAGGCGTTCAATGCGCCGATGTTGCCCAACCAATAGGTTACAAGAATTGGGCTGTACTTGATTGGTACGATTTGTCGAATGTATTCTCCTGCCAGCATTAACATAAACGTAAAAACAATGGCGCTTGCAATACGATACTCTGATATTCTTGGATTGCGGACATAAACTTCAACGGCCATATAAAAAAGAATTACTACCGGTACGATATACTCCAAAAAGAGTAGAATTGAATTACTCATACTTTCAATCAATCCTCTATCTTTTCATTTTTTCATCAAAATTTTCCATTGAAATTTTTTCTACTTCCCTTCATTATATTTCTTTCTATTCTTCAAACAAGTCTTTTTAAAATAGATGTGAACAGCCTTGCATAAAAATCCTGCCAATTCCCCTATTAAAGCTTATTTTTTCTGCTTAAAGCATATCTTTTCTCTGCCGAAATAACTGTAAAAAAAAACATAAGCTGTCCAAATGGGACAACTTATGCTTCAGGCTACATAAATCAAAACTATATACGCAGAGTGTTTCATCAAAATATTCCCTGTTCAAATTTGTTAAAGGAAGAGTCGCTTCCCATAGAGGATATGTTCTTTCATTAATTTTTGCGGTTGTTCCGAATCGTTCGTCAGCAGTGATTCAAAAATGCCGACATGGTCCACATAAGAAGAATTCATCCTTCCAGAATCGCGTTTTAACACACGAAGTACAACACGATATAGATGGTCTTGATAGTTTTCCATAACACGAAAAATCTCTGCATTTCCCGAGAACTTGCAAAGAAGCAGGTGAAACTCTGCATCCGCCTGTGCAAACCCTTTCTCATCTTCAGAAACGGCCAATTCTCTTGTTTTAAGCAAATTTTTCTCGATTTCGTCGATTTGGTCATTCCTCAATTTCCCGGAAAGTTGTTCCACTACAAACATCTCCAGTGCAATACGCAAATCATAGATATTGCTAATCTTCTCAATCGACATTTCACGTACGATAATCCCTTGTTTGGGAGATACCGTGATAAACCCCTCTGCCTCCAATCGTTCGAGAGCCGCTTTAATCGGAGTTTTACTCATGCCCAGATAATCGATTAATTGTCTTTCGGAAAGAAATTGTCCGGGTCGAAATACTTCATGCATAATTCCGTCTTTTATCGTTCGATATGCCTTTTCCTTCAAGAGAGGAGGGGGGGTATTCAAATTGTTGTCGTTCACTCCATTCATTTCGGTTCCCTCCCTTGTCTACGAATTTGCGGTAAATACGCGGCAAACTCAAGATCAAATGGTTGTTTCCAATTTTGACGGATGCAACATGAGGTCAATCGTTTCATTTAGTTTCTCCGTCGAAAATACATCTCGCCAATTCGGTTGAAGAATTTGTTTTTTCCCATATTCAATGGCTACAAGCGCAGCATCGGAGAGGGGTGAACCTGTAATTCCAAACACGGATGCCATGATTGTCGTGATATGCCCAAGCATGAAATCACGCGCCGCTTCCGGTGGAACCCCGCACTTTACTGCTTCATCCATCGCTTCCTTTAAGACAACGATACACGTGCCTAAAACTGTTTCCGCCATCGTCGGTTCCAGTGTCGCCATTTGTTCTACCGTGATGCGATGGGAACGCAAAATGGGGGAATACATTCTGCGGGCAATTTCCTCGCCTTTCGCATAATCACTCTCAGGACCTTGCATCAGGGCACATACAATGGACTGCCTCGCTGCTACCCCTCCGAACAAATCGGCCTTTGCTTCCGGGGTAACTTCATCATTATAAATCGGCGGGTGGCAAGGATGCGTGATAAAATAACTGATGTCCTCACGGTCCGGCAAGTGTCTCATATACGCTGCTGCCGGATCCAGCAACATCAGCAGCGAGCCTGGTTTCATTTGCGGAACGATGTCTGCGGAAATCTCGCCAATGGCAATATCGGGAACAGCCAGAATGATGACATCCGCCTGATTCACCGCATCAAGAAGCGGTGTAACAGTTAAATTCTTTTGAGCAAGTTGGCGTATCCCTTTTTCGCTAATCTCGACATACAGCATATCATAGTTTGAATTTCTAAGGTTGTCAGCAAGTCTATTTCCCATTTTACCGCCTGCTCCTACCAATGCAATCGTTGTCATTTTCCTGTTCCCCTTTTCATTTCAATATTTTAAAAATGGCAGTCAAGGAAGCTGGCATTTCTTTTGTTCAAATTCAACTCCCCTCAGCACTCTTCCAAAAAAGGACTGTGCTCCAACCTGCCCTCCCTTCAACGGGTAACGGGCGAACAGCTTCCACTGATTACAAGGAGCTGCTCAACCGGCTGGCAATGATTCATGGACTCCAGGTTCGAACCGTCTATCATCCCTTGACTTTTCCAGTATGAAGTCAAAGCATATTGAACTCCTGAAGAACCGACAACAAAGAGTTGAGTCGTTTGCGTTTCCCGCCAAAGGAGAGCACCTGCTGTTTCCAAGCGTTTTTGATCGAAAACATCGAACAGCATGACATCCGGCCGACTTTCCAATCTACGCTCGAACCGCTGAATGACAGCGTCAAGATCCCCTTCCAAATCGAATAGATCCATTAACGCTATTTTGCTGCTTGTCTGGTTATTCAAATGAATGCGTAAATCGCTTTCATGCATAGGGGTGATCGGATGCTTTGACATCGTCGGATGCCGATCCAATCGATACGTATCTTCACACACTGTCGCAAAGTGATTTCCAAATACTGTGTATCTTTGAAGCGCGGGAGCCCCGACGAGCAGAGGAATGACGCGACTCTCTGCAAACCGTTGTTTGCCAATGTCTATCACTTTCCCAATGCTTCCCACTGCAGGCGAAGAATCAAATGTAGAGCATACCTTATAGTGGACGATAGGAGTTTTGAACAGCTGTAATTGCCGGAATACTTGCTGTAATTCCCGTTCCATTGCTTCCGGTGTCATGGATCGACTGGTTCCTGCAACACCAAAACACTGGATATCCGGAAATTTTTCTTTCAGTTGTTCTATAGTGGGTGGCTGCAGGAACAGCACTGTTTTTACTCCATGTGCGGCAAGAGCTTCCATAGAATCCGTGGAACCGGTAAAATCATCACCATAATAACAGAGTAATAAATGATTCGTAGACTCTGGTTTCATCCCTTACACTTCCACTCATCCGTTATTTTGAAAACTTCTCCATCGCTCCCTTGAGCTCGACATGTGTTCTTGCATATTCCTCTAAGGAAACGTTTGTTAATGCAGCTTCCCAGCCTTGTATCATGCTTTTGACACCAGCCGATACCCCATCCGGGTGTGCCATAATTCCGCCGCCGGCGATATGGATTACGTCAGTGGATTGGATTTGCCTATATGTTTCAACAGCCTGCCCAGCCCATTGGCCGGAAGAAAGTACGGGCATCACTTGCAGGCCGCCAAACAGCGGCGTCAGACAGTCATTGATCGATTTGACTACAGACTCATTCGATTCGAAAAACTTATTATTTAATCC
Above is a window of Fodinisporobacter ferrooxydans DNA encoding:
- a CDS encoding GntR family transcriptional regulator; its protein translation is MNGVNDNNLNTPPPLLKEKAYRTIKDGIMHEVFRPGQFLSERQLIDYLGMSKTPIKAALERLEAEGFITVSPKQGIIVREMSIEKISNIYDLRIALEMFVVEQLSGKLRNDQIDEIEKNLLKTRELAVSEDEKGFAQADAEFHLLLCKFSGNAEIFRVMENYQDHLYRVVLRVLKRDSGRMNSSYVDHVGIFESLLTNDSEQPQKLMKEHILYGKRLFL
- a CDS encoding phosphogluconate dehydrogenase C-terminal domain-containing protein; translation: MTTIALVGAGGKMGNRLADNLRNSNYDMLYVEISEKGIRQLAQKNLTVTPLLDAVNQADVIILAVPDIAIGEISADIVPQMKPGSLLMLLDPAAAYMRHLPDREDISYFITHPCHPPIYNDEVTPEAKADLFGGVAARQSIVCALMQGPESDYAKGEEIARRMYSPILRSHRITVEQMATLEPTMAETVLGTCIVVLKEAMDEAVKCGVPPEAARDFMLGHITTIMASVFGITGSPLSDAALVAIEYGKKQILQPNWRDVFSTEKLNETIDLMLHPSKLETTI
- a CDS encoding four-carbon acid sugar kinase family protein; this translates as MKPESTNHLLLCYYGDDFTGSTDSMEALAAHGVKTVLFLQPPTIEQLKEKFPDIQCFGVAGTSRSMTPEAMERELQQVFRQLQLFKTPIVHYKVCSTFDSSPAVGSIGKVIDIGKQRFAESRVIPLLVGAPALQRYTVFGNHFATVCEDTYRLDRHPTMSKHPITPMHESDLRIHLNNQTSSKIALMDLFDLEGDLDAVIQRFERRLESRPDVMLFDVFDQKRLETAGALLWRETQTTQLFVVGSSGVQYALTSYWKSQGMIDGSNLESMNHCQPVEQLLVISGSCSPVTR
- a CDS encoding diguanylate cyclase domain-containing protein; this translates as MSNSILLFLEYIVPVVILFYMAVEVYVRNPRISEYRIASAIVFTFMLMLAGEYIRQIVPIKYSPILVTYWLGNIGALNACLGFHFHFKILNASKKITAWLYIPISYSLIVPSLLELIQQKNIYNSRLFERDGMFIYPIFNAPYYIAIGVGVFVICLFTGMLAIAYSASQSEKEKKRTTLLLYGTIATLISQILFGYIKFTQLPPYPYLFTDVIWLFFLRWAMIQYDFLPSASKRFETLFELNPVAIVVADEYGYVMEMNPAAKLLLGGDCKTIYDFCSEESKELLSKLYTEHFNSRKMLKECEMKFYNKEDDLFIGVVEADYVEMDASYATILIIRDETEQRKNRSKLEYLAFHDALTGLPNRRLFTKKLQEAIEKSQNKYNIAVLYVDGDDFKRINDTMGHETGDQFLKLFAERLQQCLGPFDLLARLGGDEFIFLLNNVHHEEYVESFALKIIEKLKKPFVLSSREFLVSGSIGISINNEERMDAETMICYSDIAMYEAKKSGRNTYRMFNHTMLREVLPSQLPIDTSFSFEN